A single window of Salvia splendens isolate huo1 chromosome 6, SspV2, whole genome shotgun sequence DNA harbors:
- the LOC121808491 gene encoding putative late blight resistance protein homolog R1A-10 has product MAEAAVAFLQEQMREVVVAYADLIAGAEREFDLLKHNLDSFKDFLNQMAKNKKKDESLKALERRIRDAVYEVEDSIDTCLTKAMALKAKSFIRHRIGIKSANLAKEVRAIREQTVLPLVEDVAKFAIADGAKGGDQPPTETPKRVTPIRQNRVIGFDAEEADIIDHLTQSRDKLDVMSIVGIPGQGKTTLAWKIYQNKSICTHFPIRIWVSISQVFNSKDVFLQILKMFSPSLDISSLDDDELVHTVRDCLEYERFLLVLDDVWSVDAWEEIQKVLPFNNGEGKVLITTREKDIGNKSRVYRDPHNLKFLTPEESWELLQHEVFGALNTCPDNLKVIGEQIANKCGGVPLMIVVIGGILYDQLLDSPSEGVDEWRTISQSVSEALQHSAKHITQVVELSYHRLPDDLRECFVFLGVFPEDYEIPAKMLCGLWISEGFVLPRKGRSIEESAEENMNDLISRNLLKVEKTNHMGKVKTCRVHDMIRAFCISIIKDENLCDEVIPSSEIGELEPSASQLQKSRRLCFRSDLSTFLSKNPSGPHVRSFLCFYERSVKLESKHLEVIPDGFRKLRILESKCIISEQFPRKVVELVHLRYLTLYIETLETLPEAITQLWNLQSLVVETKFRLITMKANLWRMVRLRYLKTRAAILLDSIKSNSEAGQNLHTLKRLAPESCTDVVSKKAVNLKSLGISGKLDSIFEKNFLEKLHHLEKLKLYEQPSEDMLHGLPLRSCFPPNLKRLTLMNTSFEWKHISTLAMIKTLEALKLKDNAFVGLSWNLGSDTFQNLQLLLIEQADLVLWDATPGSFPNLRFLVVNICENLIEIPVCVGTKLEKLEIERVRPSLVQSAVKIEEQRKQRPPSKYEVPLKLIVGPVAAAFMRGLV; this is encoded by the exons ATGGCGGAGGCGGCAGTGGCATTCCTGCAGGAGCAGATGAGGGAGGTTGTGGTGGCGTACGCAGATCTGATCGCCGGAGCGGAGAGAGAGTTCGATCTGCTGAAACATAACCTTGATTCATTCAAGGACTTCCTCAATCAGATggcgaagaacaagaagaagGATGAATCGTTGAAAGCACTGGAGAGGCGGATAAGGGATGCGGTGTACGAGGTGGAGGACAGCATCGACACTTGCTTGACCAAAGCTATGGCGCTCAAGGCTAAAAGCTTCATACGACACCGTATAGGCATTAAAAGTGCCAACCTTGCCAAGGAGGTCAGGGCCATTAGAGAACAAACGGTGCTTCCTTTGGTTGAGGATGTCGCCAAATTTGCTATTGCCGATGGAGCCAAGGGCGGGGATCAACCACCCACTGAGACGCCAAAAAGG GTTACACCAATCAGACAAAACAGAGTAATAGGTTTTGATGCGGAGGAAGCTGATATAATTGATCATCTCACGCAAAGTAGAGACAAGCTTGACGTTATGTCCATCGTGGGCATACCTGGTCAGGGGAAGACAACCTTGGCATGGAAGATTTATCAGAACAAGTCCATCTGTACTCATTTTCCCATTCGCATTTGGGTTTCAATCTCTCAAGTGTTCAACAGCAAGGACGTGTTCCTCCAAATCCTCAAGATGTTCAGCCCCTCTCTAGACATCTCGAGTCTCGATGATGACGAGCTGGTCCATACAGTTCGTGATTGCTTGGAATATGAGCGGTTCTTGTTAGTTTTGGATGATGTCTGGAGTGTCGATGCATGGGAAGAGATCCAGAAAGTGCTGCCATTCAACAATGGGGAGGGTAAAGTCCTCATCACCACCCGAGAGAAAGACATTGGAAACAAATCTCGAGTTTATAGAGATCCCCACAATCTCAAGTTCCTAACTCCAGAGGAAAGTTGGGAGCTCCTCCAACATGAGGTGTTCGGAGCTTTGAATACGTGCCCAGATAATTTGAAGGTCATTGGGGAACAAATAGCCAACAAGTGTGGTGGAGTACCACTGATGATAGTTGTGATCGGAGGCATTCTTTATGACCAGCTCCTGGATTCTCCATCGGAAGGTGTGGATGAATGGCGAACAATATCTCAAAGTGTGAGTGAAGCCTTACAGCACAGCGCAAAACATATAACACAAGTGGTGGAGTTGAGCTACCACAGATTGCCCGATGACTTACGAGAGTGCTTTGTTTTCTTGGGTGTATTTCCAGAGGATTATGAGATTCCAGCTAAGATGTTGTGTGGGCTATGGATTTCTGAAGGATTTGTACTGCCCAGAAAAGGGAGAAGCATTGAGGAAAGTGCGGAGGAGAATATGAATGATCTCATCAGCAGGAACTTGCTCAAAGTCGAGAAAACCAATCACATGGGTAAAGTTAAAACATGTCGTGTTCATGATATGATACGTGCGTTCTGCATATCCATAATTAAAGACGAGAATTTATGTGATGAGGTTATACCATCATCTGAGATCGGGGAACTTGAACCTTCAGCTTCTCAGCTACAAAAGTCTCGTCGTCTTTGTTTCCGCTCAGATCTGTCTACCTTCCTGTCTAAAAACCCATCTGGTCCCCATGTTCGTTCGTTTTTGTGTTTCTACGAGAGGTCTGTCAAGCTGGAGTCGAAGCATCTAGAAGTTATACCAGACGGATTCAGAAAGCTTAGGATTCTGGAGTCCAAGTGCATCATATCGGAACAATTCCCTAGAAAGGTTGTCGAGCTAGTCCATCTTAGGTACCTCACCTTATATATTGAAACTCTCGAAACTCTTCCTGAGGCAATCACCCAGCTATGGAACCTACAATCTCTTGTAGTTGAGACCAAGTTTCGTTTAATCACGATGAAAGCAAATTTGTGGAGAATGGTGCGGCTGAGGTATCTCAAGACGAGAGCAGCTATTCTCCTAGATAGTATTAAATCCAATAGCGAAGCAGGGCAGAACCTTCACACGTTGAAGAGATTGGCACCCGAATCTTGCACTGATGTTGTCTCCAAAAAGGCTGTAAACCTCAAGAGCTTGGGGATTTCTGGGAAACTGGACTCCATTTTTGAAAAGAACTTCCTAGAAAAATTGCATCATCTTGAAAAGCTGAAGCTTTATGAACAGCCATCAGAAGATATGTTGCATGGTCTTCCCCTCCGAAGCTGTTTCCCGCCAAATCTCAAGAGGCTGACACTAATGAATACATCCTTCGAATGGAAGCACATCTCCACGTTGGCCATGATCAAGACCCTCGAGGCCCTTAAGCTAAAAGACAACGCATTTGTTGGATTGTCCTGGAATCTAGGTAGTGACACCTTTCAAAATCTCCAACTCCTGTTGATCGAGCAAGCAGATTTAGTTCTTTGGGATGCCACGCCGGGGTCCTTTCCCAATCTCAGGTTTCTCGTGGTTAACATCTGTGAAAACCTCATAGAAATCCCAGTGTGTGTTGGAACGAAACTTGAGAAACTGGAAATAGAGCGTGTTCGCCCTTCTTTAGTTCAGTCTGCCGTGAAGATTGAAGAGCAACGGAAGCAACGGCCCCCTAGCAAATATGAGGTGCCTCTTAAACTCATTGTTGGTCCGGTTGCAGCAGCATTCATGAG GGGACTAGTCTGA